In Chryseobacterium turcicum, a single window of DNA contains:
- a CDS encoding dicarboxylate/amino acid:cation symporter, with protein MKGQNKLFFAIIIALILGVAIGGLVHLQYPESAEPFSKNIKLLGTIFIRLVQMIIAPLVFTTLVVGIAKMSDIKMIGRVGSKAMLWFISASLVSLFIGLILVNWLEPGHVTKLPIQDVASADELLKSSKGFSMEDFVKHVVPKSIFEAFATNEVLQIVVFSIMFGVALANLGDEYAQPVIKLFDVVAHAILKMVGYIMWFAPLGVLGAIAAVVATNGFEIFKVYAIYLRDFFFAIAVLWLVLLIVGYLILGNRLFELLRRIKAPLLIAFSTTSSEAVFPKLVEELERFGCNNRVVSFILPLGYSFNLDGSMMYMTFASIFIAQIYGIEMSIGQQITMLLVLMLTSKGIAGVPRASLVIIVATCSMFGIPPEGIALILPIDHFCDMARSTTNVLGNALATSAVSKWEGQLDNHGGDM; from the coding sequence ATGAAAGGACAAAACAAACTATTTTTTGCCATCATCATTGCACTTATTCTGGGTGTAGCAATTGGAGGCTTAGTTCATTTACAGTATCCTGAAAGCGCAGAGCCGTTTTCAAAAAATATAAAACTCCTCGGAACTATTTTCATCAGACTGGTTCAGATGATTATTGCGCCCTTAGTTTTTACCACATTGGTGGTAGGAATTGCCAAAATGAGCGATATTAAAATGATTGGAAGGGTAGGGTCAAAAGCGATGCTTTGGTTTATTTCTGCATCTCTTGTATCTCTTTTCATCGGTTTAATTTTGGTCAATTGGCTTGAGCCGGGGCATGTAACCAAACTTCCGATACAGGATGTGGCTTCTGCAGATGAACTATTAAAATCGAGTAAAGGATTTTCTATGGAAGATTTTGTGAAGCATGTAGTTCCTAAAAGTATTTTTGAAGCTTTTGCAACTAATGAAGTGCTTCAAATTGTGGTTTTCTCCATTATGTTTGGGGTGGCTTTGGCTAATTTAGGAGACGAATATGCGCAGCCTGTTATCAAATTATTTGATGTAGTAGCGCATGCGATTCTTAAAATGGTAGGGTATATCATGTGGTTTGCTCCGCTTGGAGTTTTGGGTGCGATTGCAGCCGTTGTAGCCACAAATGGTTTTGAAATCTTTAAAGTATACGCCATCTATCTGCGAGACTTTTTCTTTGCTATTGCTGTGTTATGGCTTGTTCTATTGATTGTAGGATATTTAATCTTAGGAAACCGTTTATTCGAATTGTTAAGAAGAATTAAAGCTCCTTTATTGATTGCTTTTTCTACGACAAGTTCGGAAGCCGTTTTCCCTAAATTGGTAGAAGAATTAGAAAGATTTGGCTGTAACAATAGAGTAGTATCATTTATTTTACCATTAGGATATTCATTTAATTTGGATGGAAGTATGATGTACATGACATTTGCTTCAATCTTTATTGCTCAGATTTACGGTATAGAAATGTCTATTGGGCAACAAATTACAATGCTTTTGGTGTTGATGCTAACTTCTAAAGGAATTGCAGGGGTTCCAAGAGCTTCTTTGGTCATTATCGTGGCGACTTGCTCGATGTTTGGAATTCCACCGGAAGGAATTGCTTTAATCCTTCCGATAGACCACTTCTGCGATATGGCGAGAAGTACTACCAATGTTTTAGGAAACGCTTTAGCAACTTCTGCCGTTTCAAAATGGGAAGGGCAGCTTGATAATCATGGCGGTGATATGTAA
- a CDS encoding phytanoyl-CoA dioxygenase family protein: MNLQQHKNIIQENGFTVINNIFSTEEIEKISEVIQNIDTSKETFRKSEDLFAIRQFLKEIPEIKDLIFNENLQKIIKDIFGDNYFVVKSIYFDKPEKSNWYVAYHQDLTISVDKKVPLENFGPWTTKQNQFAVQPPLDILENIFTIRIHLDDTDENNGALKVVPKSHAKGIYRPETIDWNVETEHICNVEKGGVMMMKPLLLHGSNRTTNGMKRRVIHIEFSDKELPEELNWPERMNLNLTHNFII; encoded by the coding sequence ATGAATTTACAACAACATAAAAATATAATTCAGGAAAATGGTTTCACCGTAATCAACAATATTTTTTCTACAGAAGAAATTGAAAAAATAAGTGAAGTCATTCAAAATATCGACACGTCTAAAGAAACGTTCAGAAAGTCGGAAGACCTTTTTGCTATCAGACAATTTTTAAAAGAAATTCCGGAAATCAAAGATTTGATTTTTAATGAAAATCTTCAAAAGATTATTAAAGATATTTTTGGAGATAACTATTTTGTGGTTAAAAGTATTTACTTCGATAAACCAGAAAAATCAAACTGGTATGTTGCCTACCATCAGGATTTGACAATTTCGGTAGATAAAAAAGTGCCGCTCGAGAATTTCGGACCATGGACGACCAAGCAGAATCAGTTTGCGGTACAGCCACCTTTAGATATTCTTGAAAATATTTTTACCATAAGAATTCATCTCGATGACACCGATGAAAATAATGGCGCTTTAAAAGTAGTCCCTAAATCTCATGCAAAAGGAATCTACAGACCCGAAACCATCGATTGGAATGTGGAAACAGAACATATCTGCAACGTCGAAAAAGGCGGAGTTATGATGATGAAACCTTTACTTCTTCACGGTTCCAATCGCACTACAAACGGAATGAAAAGAAGAGTTATTCATATTGAATTTTCTGATAAAGAATTACCGGAGGAGTTGAATTGGCCAGAGAGAATGAATTTAAATCTCACACATAATTTTATTATTTGA
- a CDS encoding AsmA family protein has protein sequence MKKEKTKVSALSKILKISGISLGSIVLVLFITPYFFKDTINSGIKELSKSYLKTKVDFKDLDISFFKHFPNLTVTLTHPSVKASQPFQTENFIDANEIGLGVDITSLFGDKIIFNKLYIENANIRMKIDSLGKNNFDILIAEEESKEKNDSKLTLALQNFKISNSNFIYDDQQSKTYLKLDNLEYDGLIDLSKDILSLHANTEVSNTFFKIDKDTWVKDLPLKGKINTKININQLAFYFTDNPLALGGFPFNLQGSLKMANEQQVYDLKITTKNADIKTIPAIIPEAYQEYAKQVEMKGKTDLLFTMKGILNASKKQNPDIHLEANINNGSFNYQKSSSPIKNLNLVSTIDIPALNPDKLKIKVSELNFSLLNGYTRTNFIFENGSAKFSEGNIDSNINLEALKNAIGYKKIDAKGDFKLKGSWKGYIFTDSKNNLQKIPLFDIKADLKNGYFKMREMPAALDYINLDMDIRNKNGNFKNTEILVHNIDAKALDNYAKGKIEIKNLYNYPIDADFTAKIHLEDLYKIYPVKGINLRGDLFVQSKATGTYEPKKKKVPVTNSTLSLKNGFIKLDSYPELPLENINVETQIKSGRGSFNDLNISILPISFTLAGKPFTVKANLKNLNNLDYRLHSKGQLNLGNLYKLFPIEGLDVNGVISTDVGLKGENGAALENIQNRGFVKIENITIHSKFFPSKFVIKEGLFKLNGSQLKFEDVKARYKKNIFVFNGNVSNYINYILKDQNLNGNISFTSKKVNVDDFMAYNSGESSNSSSAEKGVILLPKNLDITINGNANQILFKDINLNNFKGNLALKDGNLLLNETEFGMIGSTFNANGTYTPINAKKAKFSINTKAKNFDIQRAYKEITLFREMVSAAEKAHGKVSIDYHLEGDLGADFFPKLKTIKGDGILTLEDIQFHGFKVFNSVAEKTSANALHDAKVTKVDIKTNIKDNVITIERTKFKIAGFRPRIEGQVSLDGYINVGMRLGLPPFGIIGIPIKITGPSDTFKVETGKYQKEDLNETDDDFKDYQKSLEEEEAAKKAESEKKNLK, from the coding sequence ATGAAGAAGGAAAAAACAAAAGTCTCAGCATTATCCAAAATTTTAAAAATCTCGGGAATAAGTTTAGGAAGCATTGTATTGGTTTTATTTATAACGCCCTATTTCTTTAAAGACACCATCAATAGTGGGATAAAGGAGCTTTCTAAGAGTTATCTTAAGACAAAAGTAGATTTCAAAGATTTAGATATTTCTTTCTTTAAACACTTTCCAAATCTTACGGTTACCCTTACCCATCCTTCCGTAAAAGCCAGCCAGCCCTTTCAAACAGAAAACTTTATTGATGCAAATGAAATCGGTTTAGGCGTAGATATTACAAGTCTTTTCGGAGACAAAATAATTTTCAATAAGCTGTATATTGAAAATGCAAACATCCGAATGAAAATTGACAGTTTAGGAAAAAACAATTTCGATATTCTCATTGCTGAAGAAGAATCTAAAGAGAAAAATGACTCTAAACTTACTTTGGCTTTGCAGAATTTTAAAATTTCAAATTCTAATTTTATCTATGATGACCAGCAAAGCAAAACTTATTTAAAATTAGACAACTTAGAATATGACGGACTGATTGATTTATCGAAAGATATTTTAAGTTTACACGCTAACACCGAAGTAAGCAATACGTTTTTCAAAATTGATAAAGATACATGGGTTAAAGATTTACCCCTTAAAGGAAAAATTAACACAAAAATCAATATTAATCAGTTAGCTTTTTATTTTACTGATAATCCTTTAGCGTTAGGAGGTTTTCCGTTTAATCTTCAGGGGAGCCTGAAAATGGCAAATGAACAGCAGGTTTACGATTTAAAAATAACAACAAAAAATGCTGATATAAAAACGATTCCTGCAATAATTCCGGAAGCATATCAAGAGTATGCAAAACAGGTTGAAATGAAAGGAAAAACTGACCTTTTGTTTACAATGAAAGGAATTTTAAATGCTTCAAAGAAACAAAATCCAGATATTCATCTTGAAGCAAATATAAACAACGGCTCTTTTAATTATCAAAAATCGTCGTCGCCAATCAAAAATTTAAATCTGGTTTCTACGATTGATATTCCAGCTTTAAATCCTGATAAACTTAAAATAAAAGTAAGTGAGCTTAATTTTAGTTTATTAAATGGGTATACAAGAACTAATTTTATTTTTGAAAATGGGTCTGCCAAGTTTTCGGAGGGAAACATAGACTCAAACATCAATCTTGAGGCCTTAAAAAATGCAATTGGATACAAAAAAATCGATGCAAAAGGAGATTTTAAGCTTAAAGGAAGTTGGAAAGGTTACATTTTTACTGATTCAAAAAATAATTTACAAAAAATCCCTCTTTTTGACATAAAAGCAGATTTGAAAAACGGATATTTCAAAATGAGAGAAATGCCTGCTGCTTTAGATTATATCAACCTTGATATGGACATTCGCAATAAGAATGGCAACTTTAAAAACACAGAAATCTTAGTTCATAACATCGACGCTAAAGCACTGGACAATTATGCAAAAGGAAAAATTGAAATTAAAAATTTATACAACTACCCTATTGACGCAGATTTTACTGCAAAAATTCATCTGGAAGACCTCTACAAAATTTATCCTGTAAAAGGAATTAATCTTCGAGGTGACCTTTTTGTACAATCAAAAGCAACAGGAACTTATGAACCTAAAAAGAAAAAAGTTCCGGTAACCAATAGTACATTATCGTTAAAAAATGGTTTTATAAAATTAGATAGTTATCCTGAGCTTCCTTTAGAAAACATCAATGTAGAAACGCAAATAAAAAGTGGAAGAGGTTCTTTTAATGATTTAAATATCAGTATTCTTCCGATTTCGTTTACTTTGGCAGGAAAACCTTTTACGGTAAAAGCCAATTTAAAAAATTTAAACAATCTTGATTACAGACTTCATTCAAAAGGGCAGCTTAATTTGGGCAATCTGTATAAACTTTTCCCTATTGAAGGGCTTGACGTAAATGGTGTGATTTCTACCGACGTTGGCTTAAAAGGTGAAAACGGAGCTGCTCTGGAAAATATACAGAACCGTGGTTTTGTGAAAATTGAAAATATCACCATACACTCTAAGTTTTTCCCAAGTAAATTTGTGATAAAAGAAGGATTGTTTAAACTGAACGGAAGCCAGCTCAAATTTGAAGATGTAAAAGCCCGTTACAAGAAGAATATATTCGTATTCAACGGAAATGTAAGCAATTACATTAATTATATTCTAAAAGACCAAAACTTAAATGGAAATATCAGCTTCACCTCAAAAAAAGTGAATGTTGATGATTTTATGGCCTACAATTCTGGAGAATCTTCGAATTCTTCATCTGCAGAAAAAGGAGTGATTTTACTGCCTAAAAATCTCGATATTACAATAAACGGAAATGCCAATCAAATTTTATTTAAAGATATTAATCTTAATAATTTTAAAGGCAACTTAGCTTTAAAAGATGGAAATCTATTGCTCAATGAAACTGAGTTTGGGATGATTGGCTCAACATTCAATGCCAACGGAACCTACACTCCTATCAATGCTAAAAAAGCAAAGTTCAGCATCAACACAAAGGCTAAAAACTTTGATATCCAGAGAGCATACAAAGAAATCACATTATTCAGAGAAATGGTTTCGGCAGCAGAAAAAGCGCACGGAAAAGTTTCTATAGATTATCATTTGGAAGGCGATTTGGGTGCAGATTTCTTCCCAAAACTAAAAACAATAAAAGGTGATGGTATTCTTACACTGGAAGATATACAGTTTCATGGGTTTAAAGTCTTCAACTCAGTCGCTGAAAAAACCTCAGCCAATGCGCTGCACGATGCAAAAGTGACTAAGGTTGATATTAAAACAAATATAAAAGACAACGTTATCACTATCGAACGAACGAAGTTTAAAATTGCAGGCTTCAGGCCAAGAATTGAAGGCCAGGTAAGTCTGGATGGGTACATCAATGTCGGAATGCGTCTAGGCCTCCCTCCTTTCGGAATTATTGGAATTCCTATTAAAATTACCGGACCTTCGGACACATTTAAAGTGGAAACAGGAAAATATCAAAAAGAAGACTTGAACGAGACCGACGATGATTTCAAAGATTATCAAAAATCTTTAGAAGAAGAGGAAGCTGCCAAAAAAGCTGAAAGTGAAAAGAAGAATTTGAAATAA
- a CDS encoding TonB-dependent receptor: MGKKFWLLFFVVSNLLLNAQKLSIDGKVLNFEKKPIENVTVYLLKQKDSSIVNYTPTNSEGKFSLKTDEFSESTILKIDAEKYITYSKSFDIIKQSVSLGEIELEKNSVQNIEEVTISASPVKIKKDTIEFNASAIKVRPDSKIEELLKQIPGVEVSNDGKITVNGKEVDQIMINGKPFFDKDGKIALQNLPADIIKNIQFTTTKTKEEELSGKAPKSKNTTINFTIDEKKNKGLLSRLTAGYGSDERYEGSLLLSYFKKDSKVSLLASSNNINSQGFSNDEVFDSMGHGRNSWLMQGGSVVSDGGNTYYTQGGNNTKGIQRSTTVGFNYSDKFDKKTDLESLSLMHIDNNLETRSRVSRTTLLPEFTLKTNTESNGENDSQQYSFAASARIKIDSLTNIYFSPNFSRTEGFNFSNSKSSTLKDNLLLNESESFTSSKTENNNFSPNLYFSRKFKKKGRVWSANINTTISESKRENTNNSQTIFYQTTDPNDIRNQVSKTKNQTNRYRFTTAYSEPLSDSSNVTVSLTYENKLTRNLRDVNDFDLSNGQYSDYNDALSNTMSQKNNQFRPEISYELNKKKINFWASANLDITNMNVNSFFNSQQYDFQNNFALPGYSLNLQYQFSDNKSLSIYNSADFSIPTAEQLTPFTDNLNPLVTYQGNPNLKNRWQNSAYIYYSNYNILKNMNYYMSLSFNYYNNDVTNYSYYDDSGKQFATYVNISGNKYVNLGGGFSKTFKWKQNKLIVNPRFNMNYGYNRGFVNTQQFTSETYSINPGFNLTYELKEKFTIKPSYSLGYNFSEYNNYSVGNIKTSNQILKMELTNYIFKSKLIFGNDFEYNTTSNIAPGFKRDFYFWNTSLGYSFFQKQLTAKVKVYDVLNQNQSVRRTITNTYFEDREDLILKRYIMFSLTMKLNKFGGKKAEVK; the protein is encoded by the coding sequence ATGGGAAAAAAGTTTTGGTTACTGTTCTTTGTAGTCAGCAATTTATTATTAAATGCGCAAAAATTAAGCATAGACGGAAAAGTTTTAAACTTTGAAAAAAAACCAATTGAAAATGTCACCGTTTATTTATTGAAACAAAAAGATTCCTCCATTGTCAATTATACTCCAACCAACAGCGAAGGAAAATTCTCTCTAAAAACTGATGAGTTCTCAGAATCAACTATTCTAAAAATTGATGCTGAAAAATACATAACGTACTCAAAAAGTTTTGATATTATTAAACAATCGGTCTCGCTTGGAGAAATTGAACTGGAGAAAAACTCTGTTCAAAATATTGAAGAAGTCACCATTTCAGCTTCGCCTGTTAAAATTAAAAAAGATACAATCGAGTTTAATGCTTCGGCGATAAAAGTAAGACCTGACAGTAAAATTGAAGAACTTTTAAAACAGATTCCAGGTGTTGAAGTAAGCAACGACGGAAAAATTACCGTTAACGGAAAAGAAGTCGACCAAATCATGATCAACGGAAAACCGTTTTTTGACAAAGACGGGAAAATAGCCTTACAAAATCTTCCGGCAGATATTATTAAAAATATTCAGTTTACCACTACAAAAACCAAAGAAGAGGAATTGAGCGGCAAAGCTCCGAAATCGAAGAATACCACCATCAACTTTACTATCGACGAAAAGAAAAATAAAGGTTTACTATCGCGTTTAACCGCCGGTTACGGTTCTGATGAGCGATATGAAGGCAGTTTACTTTTAAGTTATTTTAAAAAAGATTCAAAGGTCAGTCTTTTGGCTTCGTCAAACAATATCAATTCTCAGGGATTTTCTAATGATGAGGTCTTCGACAGCATGGGACACGGAAGAAATTCCTGGCTCATGCAGGGCGGATCTGTAGTTAGTGATGGCGGAAATACCTATTATACACAAGGCGGAAACAATACCAAAGGAATTCAACGCAGCACGACAGTAGGATTTAATTACAGTGATAAATTCGACAAAAAAACAGATCTGGAATCTTTAAGTCTCATGCACATTGATAATAATCTCGAAACAAGATCAAGAGTTTCGAGAACCACTTTATTACCGGAATTTACGTTAAAAACAAACACAGAAAGCAACGGAGAGAATGATAGCCAACAGTATAGTTTTGCTGCTTCAGCAAGAATAAAAATAGATTCTCTTACCAACATTTATTTTTCACCTAACTTTTCACGAACAGAGGGTTTCAATTTCAGCAATTCAAAATCATCTACTTTAAAAGACAATTTACTTCTGAACGAAAGCGAATCGTTTACAAGTTCTAAAACTGAAAACAATAATTTTTCTCCCAACCTTTATTTTTCAAGAAAATTTAAAAAGAAAGGCCGTGTTTGGTCAGCTAACATCAACACCACAATCTCGGAATCTAAAAGAGAAAACACCAATAATTCCCAAACTATTTTCTACCAAACCACAGATCCAAATGATATAAGAAATCAGGTTTCCAAGACAAAAAATCAAACCAACAGATATCGTTTTACAACCGCATATTCCGAGCCGTTATCCGATTCATCAAATGTAACTGTAAGCCTAACTTACGAAAATAAATTAACCCGAAATTTAAGAGACGTCAATGATTTTGATTTAAGTAACGGGCAATATTCTGACTATAATGATGCTTTATCGAATACGATGAGCCAAAAAAACAACCAATTCAGGCCTGAAATATCTTATGAACTCAATAAAAAGAAAATCAATTTTTGGGCATCGGCAAACTTGGATATTACAAATATGAATGTGAATTCGTTTTTCAACAGTCAGCAATACGATTTTCAAAACAACTTTGCTTTACCCGGCTATAGTTTAAATCTTCAGTATCAGTTTTCAGATAATAAAAGCCTGAGTATTTACAATAGCGCTGATTTTTCAATCCCTACTGCAGAACAGCTTACTCCGTTTACAGACAACCTCAATCCTTTGGTTACTTACCAAGGAAATCCCAATTTGAAAAACAGGTGGCAAAACTCAGCCTATATTTACTATAGTAATTATAATATCTTGAAAAACATGAACTATTATATGAGCTTAAGTTTCAATTACTACAATAATGATGTGACCAACTATTCTTACTATGACGATTCTGGAAAGCAATTTGCGACCTACGTCAATATAAGTGGAAACAAATATGTAAACCTTGGCGGTGGCTTTTCTAAAACATTCAAATGGAAACAAAATAAACTTATTGTAAACCCTAGATTTAATATGAATTATGGCTACAACAGAGGTTTTGTCAACACGCAGCAGTTTACCAGTGAAACATACAGCATCAACCCAGGCTTCAATCTGACGTATGAATTGAAAGAAAAATTCACCATTAAACCATCGTATTCATTAGGCTATAATTTCTCAGAATACAACAATTACAGTGTCGGGAATATAAAAACGAGCAATCAGATTCTTAAAATGGAACTCACCAATTACATTTTTAAAAGTAAACTAATCTTTGGGAACGACTTTGAATACAACACGACCTCAAACATTGCTCCTGGTTTCAAGAGAGACTTCTATTTCTGGAATACCAGTTTAGGTTATTCATTCTTTCAAAAACAGCTCACTGCCAAAGTAAAAGTATATGATGTTCTTAATCAAAACCAAAGTGTAAGACGTACCATTACCAACACCTATTTTGAAGACAGAGAAGATTTAATCCTAAAACGGTATATCATGTTTTCTTTAACCATGAAACTCAACAAATTTGGAGGAAAGAAAGCTGAAGTGAAATAA
- a CDS encoding BON domain-containing protein produces the protein MKKTITMSALALAISFGAISCKKKVSDAELQTQATTIVTATPTATVEVKEGVAHLGGTFATQAEKDAAVKSLKEIKGVKDVHDMATVEVAPPPPPPVETASAVDPMVQQKVQDAVKDFPSVKVEVVKGELTLTGNVSSAQARKIKESVDALKVGKYNNNLVVKN, from the coding sequence ATGAAAAAAACAATCACTATGTCTGCCTTAGCTTTGGCGATATCATTTGGAGCTATTTCGTGTAAAAAGAAAGTTTCTGATGCTGAGCTTCAGACTCAAGCAACAACTATTGTAACAGCAACCCCCACAGCAACTGTTGAAGTAAAAGAAGGCGTTGCCCATCTTGGAGGAACCTTTGCTACTCAGGCTGAAAAAGACGCAGCCGTAAAATCTCTAAAAGAAATAAAAGGAGTAAAAGATGTGCATGATATGGCCACTGTAGAAGTTGCTCCACCTCCACCACCGCCTGTAGAAACGGCTTCAGCTGTAGACCCTATGGTTCAGCAAAAAGTACAGGATGCTGTGAAAGATTTCCCTTCTGTAAAAGTTGAGGTTGTAAAAGGAGAATTAACACTTACAGGAAATGTATCTTCAGCGCAGGCTAGAAAAATTAAAGAATCTGTAGATGCTTTAAAAGTTGGAAAATATAACAATAACCTAGTGGTAAAAAATTAA
- a CDS encoding SH3 domain-containing protein, translated as MSTLQDKYSSVVSAAQSAGISNLQVQEQDGILYVSGNASNTATKDAVWNALGAIDSTYSATDINIDVQVAGLAAGANLTVATEDSNLNIRQEPSTEAAVVGKAAKGASVTLVEQTSDDWWKVKTADGQEGYAYSRYLKA; from the coding sequence ATGAGCACATTACAAGATAAATATTCAAGTGTAGTTTCTGCGGCTCAGTCTGCAGGAATTTCTAATCTACAGGTTCAGGAGCAAGACGGTATTCTTTATGTTTCCGGAAACGCTTCAAATACCGCAACAAAAGACGCAGTTTGGAACGCTTTAGGAGCTATTGACTCTACGTATTCTGCTACAGACATCAACATCGATGTACAGGTTGCAGGTCTTGCGGCTGGTGCAAATCTTACGGTTGCGACTGAAGATTCTAATCTAAACATCAGACAAGAGCCTTCTACAGAAGCTGCAGTTGTAGGAAAAGCGGCTAAAGGAGCTTCTGTTACTTTAGTAGAGCAAACTTCAGACGATTGGTGGAAAGTAAAAACTGCCGATGGACAGGAGGGTTACGCTTACTCAAGATATTTGAAGGCTTAA